One window of Bacillus alkalicellulosilyticus genomic DNA carries:
- the nadA gene encoding quinolinate synthase NadA: MSMLEMIEKQTLLPKKYAQMSVQQMEERVREIKNKYGNRIYIPGHHYQKDEVIQFSDSTGDSLQLAQLSAQNKDAEYIVFCGVHFMAETADILTADHQEVILPDMRAGCSMADMADMDQTDRAWDALQKKFSDTILPLTYVNSTAAIKAFCGRHGGATVTSSNAKKMLEWAFTQKERILFLPDQHLGRNTAFDLGIPLEHMAVWDPISDKLEYEGNVEDVKIILWKGHCSVHEKFTVENIKELRASSPETNIIVHPECSHEVVQLADYAGSTHYIIEKLKAAPANTKWAVGTEMNLVKRLGQIHTDKVVTSLNPNMCPCLTMNRIDLPHLLWSLEAIEEGKVLNKIKVDEDVAKEAILALERMLQRA; this comes from the coding sequence ATGAGTATGTTAGAAATGATTGAAAAACAAACACTACTTCCAAAGAAATATGCACAAATGTCAGTACAACAAATGGAAGAACGAGTGAGAGAAATAAAAAATAAATATGGGAACCGTATTTATATTCCTGGACATCATTATCAAAAGGATGAAGTCATTCAATTTTCAGATTCAACAGGAGATTCATTGCAGTTAGCACAATTATCAGCTCAAAATAAGGATGCAGAATATATTGTCTTTTGCGGTGTTCATTTTATGGCAGAGACTGCGGATATCCTAACAGCAGACCATCAGGAAGTTATTTTACCTGATATGCGAGCTGGCTGTTCAATGGCAGATATGGCTGATATGGACCAAACTGACCGTGCATGGGACGCACTACAAAAGAAATTTTCGGATACAATTTTACCGTTAACGTATGTAAATAGTACAGCAGCGATTAAAGCATTTTGTGGAAGACATGGAGGAGCAACGGTAACTTCATCTAATGCTAAAAAAATGTTGGAGTGGGCTTTTACACAAAAAGAAAGAATTTTGTTTTTACCGGACCAACATCTTGGCCGTAACACAGCGTTTGATCTTGGCATCCCGTTAGAACATATGGCTGTATGGGATCCTATCTCAGATAAGCTTGAGTATGAAGGAAATGTCGAGGACGTGAAGATTATCTTATGGAAGGGACATTGTTCTGTTCATGAGAAGTTCACGGTAGAAAATATAAAAGAGTTAAGAGCGTCTTCTCCAGAAACAAACATTATTGTTCATCCGGAGTGTTCACATGAAGTTGTACAATTAGCAGATTATGCCGGCTCAACACACTATATTATTGAGAAGTTAAAAGCAGCACCGGCTAACACAAAATGGGCAGTCGGAACCGAGATGAATCTCGTGAAACGCCTTGGTCAAATTCATACAGATAAAGTAGTTACTTCTCTTAATCCAAACATGTGCCCTTGTTTAACGATGAATCGTATTGACCTTCCTCATTTATTATGGTCATTAGAAGCGATTGAAGAAGGTAAAGTTTTAAATAAAATAAAAGTTGATGAAGATGTAGCTAAAGAAGCTATCCTAGCGTTGGAACGTATGTTACAAAGAGCATAA
- the safA gene encoding SafA/ExsA family spore coat assembly protein: MKIHIVQKGDTLWKLSQKYNVDFEQLKAVNNHLSNPDMIMPGMKIKIPTGSVPVKKEAPIKKEAPIQKEAPIQKEAPIKEQPVVKEQPKPVMPQMPQVPYVQPISHEMHFNIYKPQQPIKQPPAPPKKPEIKAPPKQPVVKAPIMEKPKEKPCPPLESPKAPMPPAPTQVAPMAPPPQISPMAMPQQPCPPVLMPQQPCPPMYPISPIMPGCASPGSFSPYGMQQGFQAYPSPYQGYPQHQGAFPQQQMPPYGFPQQQGGVPFYGYEQAMPPQQPQAPVQFGGVQPPSTYAQPGFPASGHQVPTHPTSGFPAQRLPNEYEEYDDIDD, from the coding sequence TTGAAAATTCATATCGTTCAAAAAGGTGACACGTTATGGAAATTATCTCAAAAGTACAATGTAGATTTTGAACAGTTAAAAGCAGTAAATAATCACTTATCTAACCCTGATATGATTATGCCAGGAATGAAAATTAAAATTCCAACAGGTAGTGTTCCTGTGAAAAAAGAAGCACCGATTAAAAAAGAAGCACCAATTCAAAAGGAAGCTCCGATTCAAAAAGAGGCTCCCATTAAAGAGCAACCAGTTGTAAAAGAGCAGCCAAAGCCAGTTATGCCTCAAATGCCACAAGTTCCTTATGTCCAGCCGATATCGCATGAGATGCACTTTAACATTTACAAACCACAGCAGCCAATCAAACAACCACCAGCTCCACCAAAAAAACCAGAAATTAAAGCACCACCTAAACAACCAGTTGTAAAAGCTCCTATTATGGAAAAACCAAAAGAAAAACCATGTCCACCATTAGAGTCACCAAAAGCGCCAATGCCACCAGCACCAACACAAGTAGCACCAATGGCACCACCACCACAAATATCGCCAATGGCAATGCCACAACAACCATGTCCGCCGGTGCTGATGCCACAACAACCATGTCCGCCGATGTATCCAATATCGCCAATCATGCCTGGTTGCGCTAGTCCAGGAAGTTTCTCACCGTATGGGATGCAACAAGGTTTTCAAGCATACCCTAGTCCATATCAAGGATATCCACAACATCAAGGTGCATTTCCTCAACAACAAATGCCACCTTATGGATTTCCGCAACAACAAGGTGGAGTACCTTTTTATGGGTATGAGCAAGCAATGCCACCTCAGCAACCACAAGCACCTGTTCAATTTGGCGGAGTTCAACCACCAAGTACGTATGCACAACCAGGTTTTCCGGCTTCAGGACACCAGGTACCAACACATCCAACAAGTGGATTTCCTGCTCAACGATTACCGAATGAGTATGAAGAATACGATGATATCGACGATTAA
- a CDS encoding YhcN/YlaJ family sporulation lipoprotein → MRKFAITVTAATMLLGGLAGCGVDNQAQDMGARQGQGYGTQGQLGNQGTIGIQGTHGTTPGVDGTHGTQGTRNQGGQGLFGGQGTGSQGGGLFGGQRTGNQGGGLFGGQGTGNQGGLFGGHGTGTRGGQGMLGDTTRGTGQMGQTDGAWRGQGTVHGLNGVGTGQRQADQGVTRGTEARWTGEGPITDMFTRDDRARTRGTATGNRGTTATQNGQRGNRVQSQHSVGLTQRGNAVRVQDMGELNLGRRISTYAPTQNNRTGEPFGVGAGEISPDGTRQSMHEGRGTTGTRMGAAGRRSGDHSGIVGDRPGMVDDRGVLRDEVRPRQGITGQANQTRETGDRARTQTADRTQRGQGTAANYHRSYDGASVQKIQDRLAENDIRDSRVIVHDDTVVVAVDSDDRDVQKRVRNTVGDTSDAKNIHVVSDRDAVSRVRTMDDRLRGGAAWEEVGATFTEMINDLGRAAQRPFERTR, encoded by the coding sequence ATGCGAAAATTCGCGATTACAGTTACAGCAGCAACTATGTTACTAGGTGGTTTAGCCGGATGTGGTGTCGATAATCAAGCACAAGATATGGGTGCACGTCAAGGACAAGGTTATGGTACGCAAGGTCAACTAGGTAACCAAGGTACAATTGGTATCCAAGGTACACATGGAACAACTCCAGGTGTTGATGGAACTCACGGTACGCAAGGTACCCGAAACCAAGGTGGACAAGGTTTATTTGGTGGACAAGGCACTGGAAGCCAAGGTGGTGGCTTATTTGGTGGACAACGTACTGGAAACCAAGGCGGCGGATTATTTGGTGGACAAGGTACTGGAAATCAAGGTGGCTTATTTGGTGGACATGGTACAGGAACTCGTGGTGGCCAAGGAATGCTTGGTGATACTACTCGAGGAACTGGTCAAATGGGACAAACTGATGGTGCTTGGAGAGGACAAGGAACTGTTCACGGCCTAAATGGTGTAGGAACAGGTCAAAGACAAGCAGACCAAGGTGTAACTAGAGGGACTGAAGCACGTTGGACAGGTGAAGGTCCAATCACTGACATGTTTACTCGTGACGACCGTGCTAGAACTCGAGGTACTGCAACGGGTAATCGAGGAACAACTGCTACTCAGAATGGACAGCGTGGAAACCGTGTTCAAAGTCAACATTCAGTTGGTTTAACACAAAGAGGGAATGCTGTTCGTGTACAAGACATGGGTGAGTTAAACTTAGGTCGTAGAATAAGTACGTATGCTCCGACTCAAAATAACCGTACTGGAGAACCATTTGGTGTAGGTGCTGGTGAAATAAGTCCAGATGGTACTCGTCAATCTATGCATGAAGGAAGAGGAACAACAGGTACACGTATGGGTGCAGCTGGACGTCGTTCTGGTGACCATAGTGGAATCGTTGGTGACCGTCCTGGAATGGTAGATGACCGAGGAGTACTTCGTGATGAGGTGCGTCCCAGGCAGGGGATAACCGGGCAAGCTAACCAAACACGAGAAACTGGAGACAGAGCTCGCACACAAACAGCTGATAGAACTCAAAGAGGTCAAGGCACTGCAGCTAATTACCATCGTTCATATGATGGAGCTTCTGTTCAAAAGATTCAAGATCGTTTAGCTGAAAATGATATTCGAGACTCTCGCGTAATTGTCCATGATGACACAGTTGTTGTAGCTGTTGATTCTGATGACAGAGATGTTCAAAAGAGAGTTCGAAATACAGTCGGTGACACGTCTGATGCCAAAAATATTCATGTAGTATCAGACAGAGATGCTGTTAGTCGTGTTCGCACAATGGATGACCGCCTTCGAGGTGGAGCTGCTTGGGAAGAAGTAGGTGCTACCTTTACAGAAATGATTAATGATTTAGGAAGAGCAGCGCAACGCCCATTTGAGCGTACTCGCTAA
- a CDS encoding intercompartmental signaling factor BofC: MNIRQIIKDITIGQGTFVLLLVVVIVGSIIVGNQGQTVAENKETVNVNQEAFEVMAPKTVEVVLERVYLDGEISEEVVQETIWSMEDFWAFYADWTLLDQNESRVTFQQEVNDISPLLKINGYFGISEEGILNIYDGHPNHEKVIQSFFQINTNKLQSHQHHELKEGIPVLSRENFQEVLKTFERYAVKKM; this comes from the coding sequence ATGAACATTCGTCAAATCATAAAAGACATAACAATTGGACAAGGAACTTTTGTGTTACTTCTGGTTGTTGTGATAGTTGGAAGTATTATTGTCGGAAATCAGGGACAAACAGTAGCTGAAAACAAAGAAACAGTAAATGTAAATCAAGAAGCCTTTGAAGTAATGGCGCCAAAAACTGTAGAGGTCGTTCTTGAAAGAGTATATTTGGATGGAGAAATAAGTGAAGAAGTGGTTCAAGAAACCATTTGGTCAATGGAAGATTTTTGGGCTTTTTATGCCGATTGGACATTACTAGACCAAAATGAAAGTCGAGTTACTTTCCAACAGGAAGTCAATGACATTTCACCTTTATTAAAAATCAATGGTTATTTTGGAATATCTGAAGAGGGGATATTAAATATTTACGATGGACATCCCAATCATGAGAAGGTCATTCAATCGTTTTTTCAAATAAATACAAATAAATTACAAAGTCATCAACACCATGAACTTAAAGAAGGGATTCCCGTGTTATCTCGGGAAAATTTCCAAGAAGTATTAAAAACCTTCGAACGGTATGCTGTAAAAAAAATGTAA
- the ruvA gene encoding Holliday junction branch migration protein RuvA, which produces MIESIQGKLECIDPYYIVVETGGIGYQVFCPNPFAFEKYRNTTIKVYTHQYVREDILRLFGFSSREERKMFEKLLNVSGIGPKGALAILATGEPSQLVEAIEGEKEEFLTKFPGVGKKTARQMILDLKGKLEDFVPNQLSLQPDYTKADAHELSEALEALRALGYVEREIKKVEKELKKEELSTDQYIKKALQLMLSL; this is translated from the coding sequence TTGATTGAATCGATACAAGGAAAGTTAGAATGCATTGATCCGTATTATATCGTGGTTGAAACGGGGGGAATTGGGTATCAGGTCTTTTGTCCAAATCCGTTTGCCTTTGAAAAATATAGAAATACAACTATTAAAGTATATACTCATCAATATGTAAGAGAGGATATCTTGCGTCTTTTTGGTTTTAGTTCAAGAGAAGAACGAAAAATGTTTGAAAAGCTTCTTAATGTTTCAGGAATAGGACCAAAAGGTGCATTAGCAATATTGGCTACAGGCGAACCAAGTCAATTGGTTGAAGCGATTGAAGGCGAAAAGGAAGAATTTCTTACTAAGTTTCCTGGTGTTGGTAAAAAGACTGCGAGACAAATGATTCTTGACTTAAAAGGAAAACTCGAAGACTTTGTACCAAATCAATTGTCTCTACAACCAGATTATACAAAAGCTGATGCTCATGAGTTAAGTGAAGCACTTGAAGCATTAAGAGCACTTGGATATGTTGAAAGAGAAATTAAAAAGGTCGAAAAAGAACTGAAGAAAGAAGAGCTATCTACAGACCAATATATTAAAAAAGCGTTGCAGCTGATGCTATCGTTATAA
- the ruvB gene encoding Holliday junction branch migration DNA helicase RuvB, whose protein sequence is MEDRIVSAHEQDGDESVEEHNIRPSDLDHYIGQHKVKENLKVFIEAAKIRNEALDHVLLYGPPGLGKTTLSAIVANEMGVQLRTTSGPAIERPGDLAAILTALEPGDVLFIDEIHRLHRIVEEVLYPAMEDFCLDIVIGKGPTARSVRLDLPPFTLVGATTRAGMLSAPLRDRFGVLSRLEYYTEQELTEIVKRTATILQIDIDDAGATEIAKRSRGTPRIANRLLRRVRDFAQVKGNGEITLELAHSSLERLQVDRLGLDHIDHKLLLGIIEKYRGGPVGLETIASTIGEETDTIEEVYEPYLLQIGFLQRTPRGRMVTPAVYQHFQMEVPKE, encoded by the coding sequence ATGGAAGACAGAATAGTGTCTGCTCATGAGCAAGATGGTGATGAATCGGTTGAAGAACATAACATTAGACCTAGCGATTTAGACCATTATATTGGACAACATAAGGTAAAAGAAAACCTTAAGGTATTTATTGAAGCAGCAAAAATTCGCAATGAGGCGTTAGACCATGTATTATTATATGGACCCCCTGGACTAGGGAAAACAACATTGTCCGCAATAGTTGCCAATGAAATGGGGGTTCAGCTTCGAACAACATCGGGCCCAGCTATTGAACGTCCAGGAGATTTAGCAGCAATTTTAACAGCACTTGAGCCTGGAGATGTTCTCTTTATAGATGAGATTCATCGGCTACACCGAATTGTAGAAGAAGTCCTCTATCCTGCAATGGAAGACTTTTGCTTAGATATTGTCATTGGTAAGGGGCCAACAGCTCGGTCTGTGCGTCTTGATTTGCCTCCGTTTACATTAGTCGGAGCTACGACAAGAGCTGGGATGTTATCTGCACCACTTCGAGATCGCTTTGGAGTCTTATCAAGACTTGAGTATTATACGGAACAAGAACTCACAGAAATCGTGAAGCGGACAGCTACCATCTTACAAATTGATATTGATGATGCTGGTGCCACAGAAATAGCGAAGCGTTCTAGGGGAACCCCACGTATTGCTAATCGTTTATTACGTCGAGTCCGAGATTTTGCTCAAGTAAAGGGGAATGGTGAGATTACGCTTGAGTTAGCACATAGTTCACTTGAACGCCTTCAAGTAGATCGACTAGGATTAGATCATATCGATCATAAATTACTTTTAGGCATTATTGAAAAATATAGAGGTGGACCAGTTGGATTAGAAACAATAGCTTCTACGATTGGTGAAGAGACAGATACAATTGAAGAGGTATATGAGCCATACTTATTACAAATAGGCTTTCTACAACGAACACCAAGAGGAAGAATGGTTACACCAGCAGTGTATCAACACTTTCAGATGGAGGTGCCAAAAGAGTGA